The following proteins are encoded in a genomic region of Streptomyces collinus Tu 365:
- a CDS encoding mechanosensitive ion channel family protein yields MNRSLTLDDLVLAGITLAAGLVLAFLSRMLLRWLAGHAERTRWSGDDVIVDALRSVVPWAAIAGGAAAAAVALPLTRTVRHHVDQFLQVWLILVVTVSAARVIAGLVRSVTQSRSGVAGSATIFVNITRVLVLAIGFLVVLQTLGISIAPLLTALGVGGLAVALALQDTLANLFAGVHILASKTVQPGDYIRLSSGEEGYVVDINWRQTTVRQLSNNLVVVPNGQLAKSNMTNFTRPEQQLTVLVQVGVSYDADLDQVERVTAEVVAETMTEITGAVPDHEPAIRFHTFGDSRIGFTVILGVGEFSDQYRVKHEFIKRLHRRYREEGISIPAPTRTVALQQGAVVIPQQRAGQDLP; encoded by the coding sequence GTGAACCGCTCGCTGACCCTGGACGACCTCGTCCTCGCCGGCATCACCCTGGCCGCGGGCCTGGTGCTCGCCTTCCTGTCGCGCATGCTGCTGCGCTGGCTCGCGGGGCACGCCGAGCGGACCCGCTGGAGCGGCGACGACGTCATCGTGGACGCGCTGCGCTCGGTGGTCCCCTGGGCGGCGATCGCGGGCGGCGCGGCGGCGGCCGCGGTGGCGCTGCCGCTGACCCGGACCGTCCGGCACCACGTCGACCAGTTCCTCCAGGTGTGGCTGATCCTCGTGGTGACCGTCTCGGCGGCCCGGGTGATCGCGGGTCTGGTCCGCTCGGTCACCCAGTCCCGCTCCGGCGTGGCGGGCTCGGCCACCATCTTCGTGAACATCACCCGGGTCCTGGTGCTCGCCATCGGCTTCCTGGTGGTGCTGCAGACGCTCGGCATCTCCATCGCACCCCTGCTCACCGCCCTGGGCGTCGGCGGTCTGGCCGTGGCGCTGGCCCTGCAGGACACCCTCGCCAACCTGTTCGCGGGCGTCCACATCCTCGCCTCCAAGACCGTGCAGCCGGGCGACTACATCCGGCTGAGCAGCGGTGAGGAGGGCTACGTGGTGGACATCAACTGGCGCCAGACGACGGTGCGTCAGCTCTCCAACAACCTGGTGGTGGTCCCCAACGGCCAGCTCGCCAAGTCGAACATGACCAACTTCACCCGTCCCGAGCAGCAGTTGACGGTACTGGTGCAGGTGGGCGTGAGCTACGACGCGGACCTGGACCAGGTCGAGCGGGTGACGGCGGAGGTGGTCGCCGAGACCATGACCGAGATCACCGGCGCGGTCCCGGACCACGAGCCCGCCATCCGCTTCCACACCTTCGGGGACTCCCGCATCGGCTTCACGGTGATCCTCGGCGTCGGCGAGTTCAGCGACCAGTACCGCGTCAAGCACGAGTTCATCAAGCGTCTGCACCGCCGCTACCGCGAGGAGGGCATCAGCATCCCGGCCCCGACCAGGACGGTGGCCCTGCAGCAGGGCGCGGTGGTGATACCGCAACAGCGGGCGGGGCAGGACCTGCCGTAG
- a CDS encoding crotonase/enoyl-CoA hydratase family protein: MPVRVERKEHVTTVVLSRPEVRNAVDGPTAAELAAAFREFEADDRARVAVLWGEGGTFCAGADLKAMGGERRNRVAEEGDGPMGPTRMRLSKPVIAAVAGHAVAGGLELALWCDLRVAEEDAVFGVYCRRWGVPLIDGGTVRLPRLIGTGRAMDMILTGRPVPAAEAHAIGLADRLVPTGGVRAAAEELAAAVARFPQACLRGDRASVLEQEGLGEETAMRGELRHGMAVLTTGFEGAARFAAGAGRHGSHPDV; this comes from the coding sequence GTGCCGGTACGCGTGGAGCGCAAGGAGCACGTCACCACGGTCGTCCTGTCCCGCCCGGAGGTCCGCAACGCGGTCGACGGCCCGACGGCGGCGGAACTGGCGGCCGCCTTCCGGGAGTTCGAGGCGGACGACCGGGCCCGGGTGGCGGTGCTGTGGGGCGAGGGCGGCACGTTCTGCGCGGGCGCCGACCTGAAGGCGATGGGCGGCGAGCGGCGCAACCGGGTCGCCGAGGAGGGCGACGGGCCGATGGGGCCGACCCGGATGCGGCTGTCGAAGCCGGTGATCGCCGCCGTCGCCGGGCACGCCGTCGCGGGCGGTCTCGAACTGGCCCTGTGGTGCGATCTGCGGGTCGCGGAGGAGGACGCCGTGTTCGGGGTGTACTGCCGCCGCTGGGGCGTGCCGCTGATCGACGGGGGCACGGTACGGCTGCCCCGGCTGATCGGCACCGGCCGGGCGATGGACATGATCCTGACCGGCCGCCCGGTCCCGGCCGCCGAGGCCCACGCCATCGGCCTCGCCGACCGCCTCGTGCCCACCGGCGGGGTCCGCGCCGCGGCCGAGGAACTCGCGGCGGCCGTCGCCCGCTTCCCCCAGGCGTGCCTGCGCGGCGACCGCGCCTCCGTGCTGGAACAGGAGGGGCTGGGCGAGGAGACGGCGATGCGGGGTGAACTGCGGCACGGGATGGCCGTGTTGACGACGGGATTCGAGGGGGCGGCCCGGTTCGCGGCCGGCGCCGGACGGCACGGATCCCACCCGGACGTGTGA